In Paenibacillus sp. FSL M7-0420, a single genomic region encodes these proteins:
- a CDS encoding SWIM zinc finger family protein, whose product MPELTSTYVDSLAPNAAAIKNGQGLVRKKSFVELHQSENGELLFGKCAGSGKTPYECSVDFIVPDSPVFRCSCPSRQFPCKHALGLLYAYTEGQTFTPAPVPEDIASKREKAEKREENKVKQAAEGADPKPKKVNKSALKKKINAQLEGLDLLEKLVLSFVRSGLSTIDKSAAKTLQGHVKQLGNYYLSGAQIELRRFANLMFSGKDQEQNYTYAVEQLTRLHAFIKKGRAYLLARSEDPELALDHESTIDEWLGHAWQLSELKEYGLVKEGAELLQLSFYSYNDGARQEFVDLGFWLDLSAEGGEIRRTFNYRPYKAAKLMREEDSFFDIAVVPQLYTYPGDMNARIRYESMSSRPVQGTDLERAAAKAHRSYSEVFKKVKNQIKNPLSDKQPVMLLHAAALGVTENGQYVMTDGEGTRLLLEDLPSVAQGTVELLPFLPAGAREDCTVLVMFEHDLDQGRLRAQPLSVIKGEEIIRLLY is encoded by the coding sequence TTGCCAGAGCTAACATCCACGTACGTCGATTCACTTGCACCCAATGCTGCTGCGATCAAGAACGGCCAGGGGCTGGTCCGCAAAAAGAGCTTTGTGGAGCTCCATCAGTCGGAGAACGGAGAGCTATTATTCGGAAAATGTGCCGGAAGCGGCAAAACGCCCTATGAGTGCTCAGTGGACTTCATCGTACCAGACAGCCCGGTTTTCCGCTGCAGCTGCCCAAGCCGCCAATTCCCCTGCAAGCACGCACTAGGTCTGCTGTATGCCTATACCGAGGGCCAGACGTTCACACCTGCTCCGGTTCCCGAAGACATCGCATCGAAGCGCGAGAAGGCGGAGAAGCGGGAAGAGAACAAGGTGAAGCAGGCGGCTGAAGGAGCAGACCCCAAGCCGAAGAAGGTTAACAAATCCGCCCTGAAGAAAAAAATCAACGCGCAGCTCGAAGGGCTTGATCTGCTGGAAAAGCTGGTGCTCTCCTTCGTACGCAGCGGCCTGTCCACGATTGACAAGTCTGCGGCCAAGACGCTTCAGGGGCATGTGAAGCAGCTCGGGAACTATTATTTGTCCGGTGCCCAGATTGAGCTGCGCCGCTTCGCGAATCTGATGTTCAGCGGCAAGGATCAGGAGCAGAACTATACATATGCGGTGGAGCAGCTGACACGGCTACACGCATTTATCAAGAAGGGCCGGGCGTATCTGCTGGCCCGGAGCGAGGACCCGGAGCTGGCGCTCGATCACGAATCAACGATTGATGAATGGCTGGGCCATGCCTGGCAGCTTAGCGAGCTGAAGGAATACGGGCTGGTGAAAGAGGGGGCAGAGCTGCTGCAGTTATCCTTCTACAGCTACAACGATGGGGCCCGCCAGGAGTTCGTAGACCTTGGCTTTTGGCTGGATCTCTCTGCGGAAGGCGGAGAGATCCGCCGGACCTTTAACTACCGCCCTTACAAGGCGGCGAAGCTGATGCGCGAGGAAGACAGCTTCTTCGACATTGCCGTGGTTCCACAGCTGTACACCTATCCCGGGGATATGAATGCCCGGATTAGATACGAGTCCATGTCTTCAAGACCGGTGCAAGGCACGGATCTTGAGCGGGCGGCCGCCAAGGCTCACCGTTCATATTCGGAGGTCTTCAAGAAGGTGAAGAACCAGATCAAGAACCCGCTGAGCGACAAGCAGCCGGTCATGCTGCTGCATGCCGCAGCTCTGGGCGTTACAGAGAACGGCCAGTATGTTATGACGGACGGGGAAGGAACAAGGCTGCTCCTGGAGGATCTTCCGTCAGTCGCGCAAGGCACGGTAGAGCTGCTGCCGTTCCTTCCGGCCGGCGCCCGCGAGGACTGTACCGTTCTGGTCATGTTCGAGCATGACCTGGACCAGGGACGTTTGCGTGCCCAGCCGCTGAGTGTCATTAAGGGCGAAGAGATCATTCGTCTGCTGTACTAG
- a CDS encoding HEAT repeat domain-containing protein, translating to MSTALLQELHQEYRRLYIAGSELAAGDFRLKRLLPQFQQLGERSPVFKKLGEGMTALIEPGSPDGPAPGIQLQENTLLLESVLYTQGTTTVDGTPGPMPVRKFTLQTKQTYRKLAPVLEALTTTGSGRYEIVVDAYKDGVFQDLRLLPLAVSALNDPYAELAEYAMNHILPSYGPVIASHLLESLNLSGGRSEVRKLEVIWKVGADEYLDKIFHAAESGSEEVRAAAIRCLGGYEQFTPNLLEWSTDKKKAIREAAYAALAAGGTLQGGERLVEAFIQKKDREILGRVLADGHSAEVSARLAALFMEELQAAPQKNDGVKLTDKIWNELLPFLTALRRVRSPQLDEIYSYILQEYPRFSSLGWIPLLDHAALYKEKTPDGAALAELAELEKRSVRFLPHYFHAAQQSISPKELFDRFAGGTFLDKLKALVGKEAKDAAQRSQLLINTIEDQVVDIRRRNYEVEWDAAGIRQPYSREMLPAQEIAAAWDPRWLDWFIQHNAVNLASAFARPGHKGVRNFLVDKLQDLSKRRASDFIPNIFKGLERAGMPEPERLELLMSALETKSPHNPYTFELYIFKMMERFPASYASRVEAVIPNYRYECKQQLEYVLNSLRSAKNT from the coding sequence ATGAGCACAGCGTTATTGCAAGAGCTGCATCAGGAATACAGAAGACTGTATATTGCCGGAAGTGAGCTGGCGGCTGGAGATTTCCGCCTGAAGCGGCTGCTTCCGCAATTTCAGCAGCTAGGCGAGCGGTCACCGGTCTTTAAGAAGCTAGGCGAGGGAATGACGGCACTGATTGAACCGGGGAGCCCGGACGGTCCTGCCCCGGGCATTCAATTGCAGGAGAATACCCTGCTGCTGGAGTCTGTTCTGTACACTCAGGGAACGACAACCGTGGATGGAACTCCCGGACCCATGCCGGTTCGAAAGTTCACCCTGCAGACGAAACAGACTTACCGGAAGCTTGCGCCTGTGCTGGAAGCACTCACCACTACCGGAAGCGGCAGATATGAGATTGTAGTGGATGCGTATAAGGATGGGGTCTTCCAGGACCTGCGATTGCTGCCGCTGGCGGTCTCTGCGCTGAACGACCCGTATGCGGAGCTGGCGGAATATGCGATGAATCATATTCTCCCGTCCTACGGGCCGGTCATTGCCAGCCACCTGCTGGAGAGTCTTAATCTCTCAGGGGGAAGAAGTGAGGTCCGCAAACTGGAGGTAATCTGGAAGGTCGGTGCAGACGAATACCTGGATAAGATCTTCCACGCTGCCGAGAGTGGAAGCGAGGAGGTCCGCGCTGCAGCCATCAGATGCCTGGGCGGTTATGAACAATTCACGCCCAACCTGCTGGAGTGGTCCACGGACAAGAAGAAAGCCATCCGCGAAGCGGCCTATGCAGCGCTGGCGGCAGGCGGTACGTTACAGGGAGGGGAACGGCTGGTTGAGGCATTCATCCAGAAGAAGGACCGCGAGATTCTGGGCAGAGTGCTGGCGGACGGGCATTCCGCAGAGGTGAGTGCCCGTCTGGCGGCATTATTCATGGAAGAGCTGCAGGCAGCCCCGCAGAAAAATGACGGCGTGAAGCTGACAGACAAGATATGGAATGAGCTTCTTCCCTTCCTTACCGCTCTTCGCCGGGTACGGAGTCCGCAGCTGGATGAAATCTACAGCTATATCCTTCAAGAGTATCCCCGGTTCTCGTCACTGGGCTGGATTCCGCTTTTGGACCACGCAGCCTTGTATAAAGAGAAAACTCCAGACGGTGCTGCTCTGGCAGAGCTTGCAGAGCTGGAGAAGCGGAGCGTGCGTTTCCTGCCGCATTATTTCCATGCCGCCCAGCAGTCTATAAGTCCGAAGGAGCTATTCGACCGGTTCGCCGGCGGAACCTTCTTGGATAAACTCAAAGCACTTGTGGGTAAGGAGGCCAAGGATGCGGCTCAGCGCTCCCAGCTGCTGATTAATACCATTGAGGATCAGGTTGTGGATATCCGCCGGAGGAATTATGAAGTAGAGTGGGATGCAGCGGGAATCAGACAGCCTTACAGCAGGGAGATGCTTCCGGCTCAGGAGATTGCCGCAGCTTGGGACCCCCGCTGGCTGGACTGGTTCATCCAGCACAATGCTGTGAATCTGGCCAGTGCCTTTGCCCGGCCGGGTCACAAGGGCGTGCGGAACTTTCTGGTTGATAAGCTGCAGGACCTGTCCAAGCGCCGTGCCAGTGATTTCATTCCCAACATCTTCAAGGGACTGGAAAGGGCCGGGATGCCTGAGCCGGAGCGTCTGGAACTGTTGATGAGTGCCCTGGAGACTAAGAGTCCTCATAACCCGTATACCTTCGAATTGTATATATTTAAAATGATGGAGCGCTTCCCTGCCAGCTATGCCAGCCGTGTGGAAGCGGTTATTCCCAACTATAGATATGAATGCAAGCAGCAGCTGGAATATGTGCTGAACAGCCTGCGGAGTGCCAAGAATACCTGA
- a CDS encoding AAA family ATPase, producing the protein MSTEQDQLQDYMRLPAEILYQDELEALRKEDTGRIPAGWQMSPRSVLTFITGGKAGKTVITPKYIGNTRLIEMAVATLVTDRALLLIGEPGTAKSWLSENLAAAIYGNSGMVVQGTAGTSEEHVRYSWNYAMLLANGPTPEALVKSPIMRAMEDGGIARFEEISRCASEVQDALISILSEKTISVPELGKETSARKGFSIIATANTRDRGVNEMSAALKRRFNIIVLPAPSDLETELSIVKKRVGEIASSYELQAAVPADEALLKVVTIFRELRSGMTLDKKEKVKTPAGVISTAEAISLLTNSMALAASFGSGELTDEDLAAGLQGAIVKDDDKDKLVWKEYLDNVMKKKGADWRGLYQACKEMNE; encoded by the coding sequence ATGTCAACAGAACAAGATCAGCTTCAGGATTACATGCGTCTGCCTGCCGAAATCCTTTATCAGGATGAGCTGGAGGCTCTGCGCAAGGAGGACACCGGGCGTATTCCGGCCGGATGGCAGATGTCCCCGCGTTCAGTTCTCACGTTCATTACTGGCGGCAAGGCGGGCAAGACCGTGATTACGCCCAAATATATCGGGAACACCCGGCTTATCGAGATGGCGGTTGCCACACTGGTCACCGACCGGGCATTGCTGCTGATCGGAGAGCCGGGCACGGCGAAATCCTGGCTGTCCGAGAATCTGGCGGCGGCAATCTATGGCAACTCAGGCATGGTTGTTCAGGGGACAGCAGGAACCAGCGAAGAGCATGTACGCTATTCCTGGAACTATGCCATGCTCCTGGCGAACGGACCAACGCCGGAGGCGCTGGTCAAGAGCCCGATTATGCGGGCGATGGAGGACGGCGGCATTGCCCGGTTCGAGGAAATCTCCCGCTGTGCCTCCGAGGTACAGGACGCGCTGATCTCGATTCTCTCGGAGAAGACGATCTCCGTGCCGGAGCTGGGCAAGGAGACCAGTGCCCGCAAGGGCTTCTCGATTATTGCCACTGCAAATACCCGGGACCGCGGAGTCAATGAGATGTCGGCTGCCCTGAAGCGGCGCTTCAATATCATTGTGCTGCCAGCGCCATCGGACCTGGAGACGGAGCTGTCCATTGTGAAGAAGCGTGTCGGCGAGATTGCCTCCTCCTATGAGCTGCAGGCTGCTGTTCCGGCGGATGAAGCGCTGCTGAAGGTGGTCACCATCTTCCGCGAGCTGCGCAGCGGCATGACTCTCGACAAGAAGGAGAAGGTGAAGACTCCAGCCGGTGTAATCTCCACGGCAGAAGCCATCTCGCTGCTGACGAACAGCATGGCTCTGGCGGCAAGCTTCGGGAGCGGAGAGCTGACCGACGAGGATCTGGCAGCGGGACTCCAAGGGGCGATCGTCAAGGATGACGACAAGGATAAGCTGGTGTGGAAGGAATATCTGGATAATGTAATGAAGAAAAAAGGAGCGGACTGGCGCGGACTCTATCAAGCCTGCAAGGAGATGAACGAGTGA
- a CDS encoding DUF5682 family protein has translation MSRAAVAGVHVFGVRHLSPGGARHVLEYLNELQPTAVLIEGPSDASGEIRHLTHAVTKPPVAILAFTEDLPVRTVLWPFAVYSPEYQGMKWAQEHGAQAEFIDLPSSVTLGLQDALRQDAGGRPELAPVAEEQGEPEEEEVSEPESVYSRIARLAGEHDYDMYWERNYEHNASSGAYRAAILAFSAQMRELSESTERAEQPREYAYNALRESYMRRRIKLKIEEGHLPEKIVVICGAYHAAALADLSEGMSDTELASLPVRSTKLTLMPYSYYKLSTMSGYGAGNAAPHYFQMMWELMASGRAEELPHLYLSSVARMVRRAGTHRSTAEVIEAVRLAESLAALHGGSAPTLRDLRDAAQTLLGHGDLAVIADSLARVDVGTNIGRLADGVSQTPIQDDLNRLLKRYKLEKYRSTVASDLTLDLRENRRVSSSEAAYLDLHRSVLFHRLELLGIHFARNVPSGQSGATWAEHWILQWAPEVEIEIVESTLLGETIEVAAAYVLREKLLECSSIAEASALIVTACECAMTTQMEESSRVLQRLAVDSRDVVSIATAARELAKIIGYGDIRKVDTAPFVPLLEELFRRGCLFLLDASGCNDEAAALMISAMNDLNNISQEHSEIADTALWLQELLQLAQRDDRNPRLSGFACAILMERGAIPAGEVAAEVSRRLSPGIPADLGAGWFEGLSMRNRYGLLSRMSLWEQLNDYINALEDEEFKRALVFLRRAFSTFSPREKTMIAELLGELWGVNTEQAAEILTGELKEEEAKMLDDLNDFDFGDL, from the coding sequence GTGAGCAGGGCAGCGGTTGCCGGCGTTCATGTCTTCGGAGTCCGGCATCTGTCTCCGGGGGGTGCCAGGCATGTCCTGGAATACTTGAACGAGCTGCAGCCGACCGCCGTGCTGATTGAGGGGCCGAGTGATGCAAGCGGAGAGATCCGTCATTTAACCCATGCGGTAACGAAGCCGCCGGTAGCTATTCTGGCCTTCACCGAGGATCTGCCTGTACGGACGGTACTCTGGCCGTTCGCTGTGTATTCCCCGGAATATCAGGGGATGAAATGGGCGCAGGAGCATGGAGCACAGGCAGAGTTCATCGACCTGCCTTCCTCTGTAACACTGGGGCTGCAGGATGCGTTGCGGCAGGATGCCGGCGGACGCCCGGAGCTTGCGCCTGTGGCTGAAGAACAGGGGGAGCCGGAGGAAGAGGAAGTCAGTGAGCCGGAGTCCGTATACAGCCGGATTGCCCGGCTTGCCGGTGAGCATGACTATGATATGTACTGGGAGCGTAATTACGAGCATAACGCCAGCAGCGGCGCATACCGCGCCGCGATACTGGCCTTCTCTGCCCAGATGCGGGAGCTGTCGGAGTCCACGGAGCGTGCAGAGCAGCCGCGGGAATATGCTTATAACGCTTTGCGTGAATCTTATATGAGGCGGAGAATTAAGCTCAAGATTGAAGAAGGGCATCTGCCGGAGAAGATTGTTGTGATCTGCGGTGCATACCACGCAGCCGCACTGGCTGATCTCTCGGAGGGGATGAGCGATACGGAGCTGGCGTCATTGCCTGTACGCTCTACCAAGCTGACGCTGATGCCGTATTCCTACTATAAGCTCTCCACCATGTCGGGTTACGGTGCGGGCAACGCGGCTCCGCACTACTTCCAGATGATGTGGGAGCTGATGGCCTCGGGCCGCGCTGAGGAGCTGCCCCATCTCTATCTCTCTTCTGTGGCCCGGATGGTGCGCAGAGCAGGGACACACCGCTCCACGGCCGAAGTCATTGAAGCGGTGCGGCTGGCAGAGTCGCTGGCGGCGCTGCACGGCGGAAGCGCACCTACGCTGCGCGATCTGCGCGATGCCGCACAGACCTTGCTTGGCCACGGTGATCTGGCCGTTATCGCTGATTCGCTGGCCCGGGTGGATGTCGGTACGAATATCGGAAGGCTGGCCGATGGCGTCAGCCAGACGCCGATTCAGGATGACCTGAACCGGCTGCTGAAGCGCTACAAGCTGGAGAAGTACAGATCGACTGTAGCCAGTGACCTGACGCTGGATCTGCGCGAGAACCGCCGGGTGTCAAGCAGTGAAGCGGCTTATCTCGATCTGCACCGCTCGGTGCTGTTCCACCGGCTGGAGCTGCTCGGCATCCACTTCGCCCGGAATGTGCCGAGCGGCCAGTCCGGGGCGACCTGGGCGGAGCACTGGATACTCCAGTGGGCGCCGGAGGTAGAGATTGAGATCGTGGAGTCTACACTGCTGGGCGAGACCATTGAGGTGGCGGCAGCCTACGTGCTGCGCGAGAAGCTGCTGGAATGCAGCTCTATCGCTGAGGCCTCTGCGCTGATTGTCACCGCCTGCGAGTGTGCCATGACCACGCAGATGGAGGAGAGCAGCCGCGTGCTGCAGCGCCTTGCGGTGGATAGCCGCGATGTTGTCTCGATTGCCACAGCGGCCAGAGAGCTGGCCAAGATCATTGGTTATGGCGACATCCGCAAGGTGGATACGGCCCCGTTCGTACCGCTGCTGGAGGAGCTGTTCCGCCGGGGCTGCCTGTTCCTGCTGGATGCCAGCGGCTGCAATGATGAAGCGGCGGCGCTGATGATAAGTGCAATGAATGACCTGAACAACATCTCGCAGGAGCATAGCGAGATTGCGGATACAGCGCTGTGGCTGCAGGAGCTGCTGCAGCTGGCGCAGCGGGATGACCGCAACCCGCGGCTGTCTGGCTTCGCCTGCGCGATCCTGATGGAGCGCGGAGCCATCCCTGCCGGGGAGGTAGCGGCGGAGGTGTCGCGCCGCTTGTCTCCGGGGATACCGGCGGACCTCGGGGCAGGCTGGTTCGAAGGGTTGTCCATGCGTAACCGCTATGGTCTGCTGTCGCGAATGAGCCTGTGGGAGCAGCTAAATGACTATATCAACGCCTTGGAGGATGAGGAATTCAAGCGTGCGCTGGTCTTCCTGCGCCGGGCGTTCAGTACCTTCTCCCCGCGTGAGAAGACGATGATCGCTGAGCTGCTGGGTGAGCTGTGGGGCGTGAACACAGAGCAGGCCGCCGAGATTCTGACAGGAGAACTGAAGGAGGAGGAAGCCAAAATGCTGGATGATCTGAATGATTTTGACTTCGGGGATCTGTAG